A segment of the Flavobacteriales bacterium genome:
GACATCATCACCAGCTGCACCAAGAAAGGCTGCTGGATGACGGTGCAGCTCCCCGACGGACAGGACATGATGGTGCGCTTCAAGGACTACGGCTTTTTCGTGCCCACCAAGGGACTCGAGGGCAAGCGCGCCGTGCTTCAGGGCTATGCCACCAAGGAAGTGGTTGATGTGGCCACCCTGCGCCACTACGCCGAGGACGCTGGCAAGAGCAAGGAGGAGATCGAGAAGATCACGGAGCCGGAGAACAACCTGATGTTCCTCGCCGACGGCGTGCTCATCACCTTCTGATCGCGAGACGGTGCCGCTTGCATCGCGACCAAGGCCCGGGAGATTCTTCCGGGCCTTGCTCTTTTCCGTGGTCCCGCTCGCCTCAACCGCTCAGACCGCTCACGGCCTGCAGCTGGGGCGCGAGCTGGCATTCGCAGGCGCTGGCCTGGGCGTGAACGGCATCGGCCTGCTGCTGCGCCACATGAATTCACCGAAGCCTGCCCCAGGGATCAACATGGAGCGCGTGCCTGCGATCGACCGATGGAGCACACAGCAATGGCAACCGGGGGCGCACCGCGCCAGCAACGTGCTATTCCTTGGTGCGGTCACAGCTTCCTTCGCAGGTGGTTTCGTGCTGCAAGGCAGCGATCGCCCCTTCGACGCAGCCGCCATCACGGCTGAGAGCTTCCTGCTCACCTCCGGGCTCACGAGCATCGCCAAGGAACTGGTGCGCCGGCCCCGGCCCTATCGCTTCAACCCGGACGTGCCGGACGCCATGCATCACCCACGTGAGGATTTCGTGAGCTTCTGGAGCGGCCATGCAGCCAACACCGCCGCCGTTGGATTCAGTATGGCCGCGCTCGTGCAGCGCTCCGATGCATCGCCAGGGATGAAAGGCGCGGTCTGGGCTGGAGCTTTGGCTGCGCCCCTCTGCATGGGCTATCTGCGCATGCGGGCCGGCAAGCATTTCCTCACCGATGTGTTCGTAGGCGCGCTGGTCGGCACTGCCGTGGGATTGGCGGTCCCCTACTTTCACCGCGAATCTGAATCATACAAAGTACCATGAGCAAGATCGCCCTGGCCGTGCACGGAGGCGCCGGCACCATCGCCCGGGAACTGATGACGCCCGAGCGGGAGAAGGCCTATCACGATGCGCTGGAACTCGCCTTGAAGCGCGGCCATGCGATCCTGCTGGATGGCGGCGATGCGCTCGATGCCGTGGAGGCCGCCGTGCGCGCCCTCGAGGATTCGCCGCACTTCAACGCCGGCAAAGGATCG
Coding sequences within it:
- a CDS encoding DUF4920 domain-containing protein → MKNIHSAVAAAAILLACNTATVPATAQDNVKSYGAAITPDGAMHIAYLVQQMANTDSLAAKVECDIITSCTKKGCWMTVQLPDGQDMMVRFKDYGFFVPTKGLEGKRAVLQGYATKEVVDVATLRHYAEDAGKSKEEIEKITEPENNLMFLADGVLITF
- a CDS encoding phosphatase PAP2 family protein, producing the protein MLFSVVPLASTAQTAHGLQLGRELAFAGAGLGVNGIGLLLRHMNSPKPAPGINMERVPAIDRWSTQQWQPGAHRASNVLFLGAVTASFAGGFVLQGSDRPFDAAAITAESFLLTSGLTSIAKELVRRPRPYRFNPDVPDAMHHPREDFVSFWSGHAANTAAVGFSMAALVQRSDASPGMKGAVWAGALAAPLCMGYLRMRAGKHFLTDVFVGALVGTAVGLAVPYFHRESESYKVP